A section of the Corallococcus silvisoli genome encodes:
- a CDS encoding glycosyltransferase family 4 protein, translating into MRVLLVGDYPPPYGGVAIHVQQLHQFLRGRGVEAKVLDIGKGGRPAPDVLPVHGAAAFGLRLAGFTSAGWTVHLHTSGNNPKAWVLAALVGGMPGARSPRVITLHSGLLPDYLAESRARRVFARTALAGYARVVAVSTAVRDAVVACGVPEEKVLVQPAFLGSQVRPGPVTPEVEAARARRAPLLTMAHHPSPVYGRKAMFRALRLIARTHPGVGLALFGPGTRSEEFIRDARELGVAGHLEDLGELEHAQALGLLSRSDVFIRPTTHDGDSISVREALALGVPCVASDVCARPEGTRLFKAGEEQALAQAVRDALVSGPAKGVAPDAGPVMLDLYTGLMPSGMATAGTVNAA; encoded by the coding sequence ATGCGCGTGCTGCTCGTCGGGGACTACCCGCCGCCGTACGGGGGCGTGGCCATCCACGTCCAACAACTTCATCAATTTCTCCGCGGCCGAGGGGTCGAGGCGAAGGTGCTCGATATCGGGAAGGGTGGCCGGCCGGCTCCGGACGTCCTCCCCGTGCACGGCGCCGCCGCCTTTGGCCTTCGGCTCGCGGGATTCACGTCCGCGGGCTGGACGGTCCACCTGCACACCAGCGGCAACAACCCGAAGGCGTGGGTGCTGGCGGCGCTGGTGGGCGGCATGCCCGGAGCGCGCTCGCCGCGCGTCATCACGCTGCACTCGGGGCTGCTCCCGGACTACCTGGCGGAGTCGCGGGCCCGGCGCGTGTTCGCGCGCACGGCCCTCGCTGGCTACGCGCGGGTGGTGGCCGTCTCCACGGCGGTGCGCGACGCGGTGGTCGCGTGTGGCGTGCCAGAGGAGAAGGTCCTGGTGCAGCCGGCCTTCCTCGGGTCGCAGGTGCGGCCCGGTCCGGTGACGCCGGAGGTGGAGGCCGCCCGGGCCCGGCGCGCGCCCCTGCTGACGATGGCGCACCATCCGTCGCCCGTGTACGGGCGCAAGGCGATGTTCCGCGCGCTGAGGTTGATCGCGCGGACGCACCCCGGCGTGGGCCTGGCGCTGTTCGGTCCGGGCACGCGCTCCGAGGAGTTCATCCGCGACGCGCGGGAGCTGGGCGTCGCGGGGCATCTGGAAGACCTGGGCGAACTGGAGCACGCGCAGGCGCTGGGGCTGCTGTCGCGGAGCGACGTCTTCATCCGGCCCACCACGCATGACGGCGACTCCATCTCCGTGCGCGAGGCGCTGGCGCTGGGCGTGCCGTGCGTGGCGAGCGACGTGTGCGCGCGCCCGGAGGGCACGCGGCTGTTCAAGGCGGGAGAGGAGCAGGCGCTGGCGCAGGCGGTTCGCGACGCGCTGGTGTCGGGCCCGGCCAAGGGGGTGGCCCCGGATGCGGGGCCGGTGATGCTGGACCTGTACACGGGGCTGATGCCGTCTGGCATGGCGACTGCAGGAACCGTGAACGCGGCGTGA
- the exoP gene encoding spore coat polysaccharide biosynthesis glycosyltransferase ExoP, with protein MRRSEEMDLSKRALRGRDLVVFSNDWDGDPLSKVHIMRILSRDNRVLWVNSIGNRAPKANVHDARRILKKLTTFSQGIREVEPHLHVLAPLAIPFYGSETVRQANRHLLRLQVLRAMKQLKFERPISWSFLPASAPVSGTLGEDFIVYHCVDEFSAFSDTNGKHIAELEERLLRRADMCITSAERLYENKKRLNPRTVLVRHGTDFSHFVKACDPATRIPDDIAKLPKPIIGFFGLVADWIDQDAIIACAKAHPEGSVVIVGKTTPDCDDSRLRAVPNIHMLGRKPYADLPGYNKAFDVALNPFVINELTLNSNPLKVREYLASGLPVVSSDLPEVRKVGLCRIATRPADYVKQVNAALADKPGPNRERAEKIFHESWEARVAEIRQHVGEAMLAAGKML; from the coding sequence ATGCGGCGCAGTGAAGAGATGGATTTGTCGAAGCGGGCCCTCCGCGGGCGGGACCTGGTGGTGTTCTCCAACGACTGGGATGGGGATCCCCTGTCGAAGGTCCACATCATGCGGATCCTCTCGCGGGACAACCGCGTGCTGTGGGTGAACAGCATCGGCAACCGGGCGCCCAAGGCGAACGTGCATGACGCGCGCCGCATCCTCAAAAAACTGACGACGTTCAGCCAGGGCATCCGCGAGGTGGAGCCCCACCTGCACGTGCTGGCGCCGCTGGCGATTCCCTTCTATGGCTCGGAGACGGTGCGCCAGGCGAACCGCCACCTGCTGCGGCTCCAGGTGCTGCGGGCGATGAAGCAGCTGAAGTTCGAGCGGCCCATCTCCTGGAGCTTCCTGCCGGCGTCAGCGCCGGTGTCCGGCACGCTGGGTGAGGACTTCATCGTCTACCACTGCGTGGATGAGTTCTCCGCGTTCAGCGACACGAATGGCAAGCACATCGCGGAGCTGGAGGAGCGCCTGCTGCGCCGCGCGGACATGTGCATCACATCCGCGGAGCGCTTGTATGAGAACAAGAAGCGCCTCAACCCGCGCACGGTGCTGGTGCGCCACGGCACGGACTTCTCGCACTTCGTGAAGGCGTGCGACCCGGCCACGCGGATTCCGGACGACATCGCGAAGCTGCCCAAGCCCATCATCGGCTTCTTCGGGCTGGTGGCGGACTGGATCGACCAGGACGCCATCATCGCGTGCGCGAAGGCGCACCCGGAGGGCTCGGTGGTCATCGTGGGCAAGACGACGCCGGACTGCGACGACAGCCGGCTGCGCGCGGTGCCCAACATCCACATGCTGGGCCGCAAGCCGTACGCGGACCTGCCGGGCTACAACAAGGCCTTCGACGTGGCGCTCAACCCCTTCGTCATCAACGAGCTGACGCTCAACTCCAACCCGCTGAAGGTGCGCGAGTACCTGGCGTCCGGTCTGCCGGTGGTGTCGTCCGACCTGCCGGAGGTCCGCAAGGTGGGCCTGTGCCGCATCGCCACCAGGCCCGCGGACTACGTGAAGCAGGTGAACGCGGCGCTGGCGGACAAGCCGGGGCCGAACCGCGAGCGCGCGGAGAAGATCTTCCACGAGAGCTGGGAGGCCCGCGTCGCGGAGATCCGCCAGCACGTGGGCGAGGCGATGCTCGCCGCGGGCAAGATGCTGTAG
- a CDS encoding DUF4350 domain-containing protein: MKNARVAVVLGLMIAVALAVGLASHEAVPDSPVPSITNPGPLGLKALFVYLRERGRDVSAQESSLESLPQGTRTLVIAAPQAQPVTKEEISALERFVQGGGTLVYLSPHGLGAHQPGMEEWLRLASGALPGANHQGLASEWVDPAGVTVDVWLPAGALRGLSLLRVARDRSLRMERADAVPLAGLGAAGVLWHWSLGQGEVYVVAGPDLAENRRLELLDNLRFWDALAARGPLRFDEFHHAAVTRPPLSQGLWVFIAQGLAVGLVYVVSRGTRFGAPRPLRVERHRSSREYVRSLGWLMRRAKVEAELLPELDTALRRLMQERLGIAPSLPDAEAARLLEETCGVPARDYLDAKEDLLRTRGHAPVRPADYARLARRYALLERRVTGRAGDARE, encoded by the coding sequence GTGAAGAACGCCCGTGTCGCGGTCGTCCTGGGCCTGATGATCGCGGTGGCCTTGGCGGTGGGCCTGGCGTCCCATGAAGCCGTGCCGGATTCGCCCGTGCCGTCCATCACCAATCCGGGCCCCCTGGGCCTCAAGGCCCTCTTCGTGTACCTGCGCGAGCGGGGCCGGGACGTCAGCGCGCAGGAGTCCTCGCTGGAGTCGCTTCCCCAGGGCACGCGCACGCTGGTCATCGCCGCGCCCCAGGCCCAGCCGGTGACGAAGGAGGAGATCAGCGCGCTGGAGCGCTTCGTCCAGGGCGGCGGCACGCTCGTGTACCTGTCGCCGCACGGACTGGGAGCGCACCAGCCGGGAATGGAGGAGTGGCTGCGGCTGGCGTCGGGCGCGCTGCCCGGCGCGAACCACCAGGGCCTCGCCTCCGAATGGGTGGACCCCGCCGGCGTCACTGTGGACGTGTGGCTCCCCGCGGGCGCGCTGCGCGGACTGTCGCTGCTGCGCGTGGCGCGAGACCGGAGCCTGCGGATGGAACGGGCGGACGCGGTGCCGCTCGCGGGACTGGGCGCCGCGGGTGTGCTGTGGCACTGGAGCCTGGGACAAGGCGAGGTCTACGTCGTCGCGGGCCCGGACCTCGCGGAGAACCGGCGGCTGGAGCTGCTCGACAACCTGCGCTTCTGGGATGCGCTCGCCGCGCGCGGCCCCCTGCGCTTCGACGAGTTCCACCACGCCGCCGTGACCCGCCCCCCTCTGTCCCAGGGCCTGTGGGTGTTCATCGCCCAGGGCCTCGCGGTGGGCCTCGTCTACGTCGTCTCACGCGGCACGCGCTTCGGCGCGCCCCGGCCCCTCCGGGTGGAGCGGCACCGCTCGTCGCGCGAGTACGTGCGCTCCCTGGGCTGGCTCATGCGCCGCGCGAAGGTGGAGGCGGAGCTGCTGCCGGAGCTGGACACCGCCCTTCGGCGCTTGATGCAGGAGCGGCTCGGCATCGCTCCGTCTCTTCCAGACGCGGAGGCCGCGCGCCTGCTGGAGGAGACATGCGGCGTGCCCGCTCGCGACTACCTGGACGCGAAGGAGGACCTGCTGCGCACCCGTGGCCACGCGCCTGTCCGCCCCGCGGACTATGCCCGGCTCGCCCGCCGCTACGCCCTCCTGGAGCGCCGGGTGACGGGCCGCGCGGGCGACGCCCGGGAATGA
- a CDS encoding DUF4129 domain-containing protein has translation MPTLPLLLVLSALSPCADREAVSHRLEDTARSRPQDLTAEVNRLVESLDGVPLPPAGSGQSAPDRAHQLTVYLEAVCRLDAEPPGVPGVTSDPERLRAILDRPEFARARQRNSDVLTRLMRELGNWLEGLFESKGAQGFAVATRAVMLGVALAVVLFGVLRVRWRRVRKTATSPGVEAEAAPLPLDTPGEHLSRARTALESQDAREAIREGLLGLLSSLEQRKLARPDRVKTNRELAAELPTRGAPARVTGEVERLVGWYDQAFYSLEPVSRDEAARFVESVEQLHGSLAEGRP, from the coding sequence GTGCCCACCCTGCCCCTGCTCCTCGTGCTGTCCGCCTTGTCCCCCTGCGCGGACCGCGAAGCCGTCTCGCACCGGCTCGAGGACACCGCGCGCTCCCGGCCCCAGGACCTCACCGCGGAGGTGAACCGGCTGGTGGAGTCACTGGACGGAGTGCCCCTCCCGCCGGCGGGCTCCGGACAGTCGGCACCCGACCGGGCCCACCAGCTCACGGTGTACCTGGAAGCGGTGTGCCGGCTGGACGCGGAGCCGCCCGGGGTCCCAGGCGTCACGAGCGATCCCGAACGGCTGCGGGCCATCCTCGACCGGCCGGAGTTCGCGAGGGCCCGTCAGCGCAACAGCGACGTGTTGACGCGCCTGATGCGGGAGCTGGGAAACTGGCTGGAAGGCCTCTTTGAGTCCAAGGGCGCCCAGGGCTTCGCGGTGGCCACGCGCGCGGTGATGCTCGGCGTGGCGCTGGCCGTGGTGCTGTTCGGCGTGCTGCGGGTGCGCTGGCGCCGGGTCCGGAAGACCGCGACGTCGCCGGGTGTCGAGGCCGAGGCAGCGCCCCTGCCCCTGGACACCCCCGGAGAGCACCTGAGCCGGGCGCGCACCGCGCTGGAGTCGCAGGACGCGCGGGAAGCCATCCGCGAAGGGCTCCTGGGCCTGCTGTCCTCCCTGGAACAGCGCAAGCTGGCGAGGCCAGATCGAGTGAAGACGAACCGCGAGCTGGCCGCGGAGCTGCCCACTCGCGGCGCCCCGGCGCGCGTCACGGGTGAAGTGGAGCGGCTGGTGGGCTGGTACGACCAGGCATTCTATTCGCTGGAGCCGGTGTCGCGGGACGAAGCCGCGCGCTTCGTGGAGTCGGTGGAGCAGTTGCACGGAAGCCTGGCGGAGGGACGACCGTGA
- a CDS encoding thiamine phosphate synthase, whose translation MPGLPRLVVITDWRLPRTRLLSALDRALAAGPGVAVQHRHPEASGRLFLEEARLVADLCRARGRTLFVNGRLDVALLVDAHLHLPAAGPSPLDVRPHLPPGRLISVAVHDAHEAESAAGADLALVSPVFAPGSKPGDTRAPLGLEGFRGLAARLPCPALALGGMTPERARGVPDAWGFAAISSVLEAEDPRSAAMALLDACGASLG comes from the coding sequence GTGCCCGGCCTTCCCCGCCTCGTCGTCATCACCGACTGGCGCCTGCCCCGAACGCGGCTGTTGTCCGCGCTCGACCGGGCGCTCGCGGCGGGGCCCGGGGTCGCCGTGCAGCACCGCCACCCGGAGGCCTCGGGGCGGCTGTTCCTGGAGGAGGCCCGGCTCGTCGCGGACCTGTGCCGGGCCCGGGGGCGGACGCTGTTCGTCAACGGGCGGCTGGACGTGGCGCTGCTGGTGGACGCGCACCTGCATCTGCCCGCCGCCGGCCCCTCGCCCCTGGACGTGCGCCCGCACCTGCCGCCGGGGCGGCTCATCAGCGTGGCGGTGCACGATGCGCACGAGGCTGAAAGTGCGGCGGGAGCGGACCTGGCGCTGGTGAGCCCGGTGTTCGCCCCCGGCTCCAAGCCGGGAGACACACGCGCGCCCCTTGGACTCGAAGGGTTCCGGGGACTCGCTGCGCGGCTGCCCTGCCCTGCCCTGGCGCTGGGCGGGATGACGCCCGAGCGTGCGCGAGGGGTCCCTGACGCATGGGGCTTCGCCGCCATCTCGTCGGTGCTGGAGGCGGAGGATCCACGCTCGGCGGCCATGGCACTGCTGGATGCTTGTGGGGCCTCGCTCGGTTGA
- a CDS encoding thiazole synthase, producing the protein MSGIADKPFTLAGVTFTSRLIVGTGRYPSHAVMKQCHDASGAELVTVAVRRLDLKATGEASLMNWIDRNKLRLLPNTALCYTADDAVRTCRLAEELGMSKWVKLEVLGDEKTLYPDVEETLKAARILVKEGFTVLPYTSDDPITARKLEDAGCAAVMPLAAPIGSGLGIRNPHNLRLIREVVKVPVIVDAGVGTASDAAIAMELGVDALLMNTAIAGAKDPVRMAVAMKKAVEAGRDAFLAGRIPRKAYGSASSPIEGLVE; encoded by the coding sequence ATGAGCGGCATCGCGGACAAGCCTTTCACGCTGGCGGGGGTGACGTTCACCTCGCGGCTCATCGTCGGGACGGGGCGGTACCCCAGCCACGCGGTGATGAAGCAGTGCCACGACGCATCGGGCGCGGAGCTCGTCACGGTGGCGGTGCGGCGCCTGGACCTGAAGGCCACGGGCGAGGCGTCGCTGATGAACTGGATCGACCGGAACAAGCTGCGGCTGCTGCCCAACACGGCGCTCTGCTACACGGCGGACGACGCGGTGCGCACGTGCCGGCTCGCGGAAGAGCTGGGCATGAGCAAGTGGGTGAAGCTGGAGGTCCTGGGCGACGAGAAGACGCTCTACCCGGACGTGGAGGAGACGCTGAAGGCGGCGCGCATCCTGGTGAAGGAGGGCTTCACGGTGCTGCCCTACACCAGCGACGACCCCATCACCGCGCGCAAGCTGGAGGACGCTGGCTGCGCGGCGGTGATGCCGCTGGCGGCGCCCATCGGCAGCGGCCTGGGCATCCGCAACCCGCACAACCTGCGCCTCATCCGCGAGGTGGTGAAGGTGCCCGTCATCGTGGACGCGGGCGTGGGCACGGCGTCCGACGCGGCGATCGCGATGGAGCTGGGCGTGGACGCGCTGCTCATGAACACCGCCATCGCGGGCGCGAAGGATCCGGTGCGCATGGCCGTGGCCATGAAGAAGGCGGTGGAGGCGGGCCGCGACGCGTTCCTGGCCGGGCGCATCCCGCGCAAGGCGTACGGCTCCGCGTCCAGCCCCATCGAGGGGCTCGTCGAGTAG
- the thiS gene encoding sulfur carrier protein ThiS, translating to MNVWVNGEARTLPEGSTLSSLLALLALGSGPGVAVEVNAEVVRRARHPEHRLQDGDRVEIVTFVGGG from the coding sequence GTGAACGTGTGGGTGAACGGAGAAGCGCGAACGCTGCCGGAGGGCAGCACCCTTTCGTCCCTGCTGGCGCTGCTGGCGCTGGGCAGCGGACCCGGGGTGGCGGTGGAGGTGAACGCGGAGGTGGTGCGCCGCGCCCGTCACCCCGAGCACCGGCTCCAGGACGGAGACCGGGTGGAGATCGTCACCTTCGTGGGTGGCGGGTGA
- a CDS encoding SPFH domain-containing protein — translation MRKLMFAVTAVAGLTMVTGCKKDDVQAQREDVAEARQEAAQETAEARQDENKEMASAQRSANEDIAEAHQDANEKIASANEDVRDEEKDLAEAQANRDEELALGGSGMAGTTAAAAATTVNGRLLSKSGDTLTLVDTHNRELKIKTNDKTALMDSGSRAVKLDDIKEGSQVRASYVMDGKDMVARDVTLVAPVKKLDK, via the coding sequence ATGCGGAAGCTCATGTTCGCGGTCACGGCGGTGGCGGGGCTGACGATGGTTACTGGCTGTAAGAAGGACGATGTCCAGGCCCAGCGCGAGGACGTCGCCGAGGCCCGCCAGGAAGCGGCGCAGGAGACAGCCGAGGCGCGTCAGGACGAGAACAAGGAGATGGCGTCCGCGCAGCGGAGCGCCAACGAGGACATCGCGGAGGCGCACCAGGACGCCAACGAGAAGATCGCCAGCGCCAATGAGGACGTGCGCGACGAGGAGAAGGACCTGGCCGAGGCCCAGGCCAACCGCGATGAGGAGCTGGCCCTGGGTGGCTCCGGCATGGCCGGCACGACGGCCGCCGCCGCGGCCACGACCGTCAATGGCCGCCTGCTGTCCAAGTCCGGCGACACGCTGACGCTGGTGGACACCCACAACCGCGAGCTGAAGATCAAGACGAACGACAAGACGGCGCTGATGGACAGCGGCAGCCGCGCGGTGAAGCTGGATGACATCAAGGAAGGCTCGCAGGTGCGCGCCTCCTACGTGATGGACGGCAAGGACATGGTCGCCCGCGACGTCACCCTGGTCGCGCCGGTGAAGAAGCTGGACAAGTAA
- a CDS encoding serine/threonine-protein kinase, producing MATHPPAQSASRPFILFSTGATSYELVRYLGSRAGGELLLARRHYARTPGGLVLIKRLRDVGDDVGRARLREEVKLLMRLSHPAIAPVYLVRVHDGAPHLVTEYVDGPCLESLSSFAALRRRPFSEAFAAYVGAEVADALHHAHALEDARGVPVGVVHRDVSPRSVRVDVHGRVRLSDFALAWSRLPGRVVTEPGLVRGDVAYASPEALEGQGLDGRADLFSLGMVLLELLTGLHLLDLEDIERAAQQAQPLNNARGLCAETPSWLPAPLMAARMACLTPVHVEQATRGLSEGMCAVLQRVLRRDRAARFQTGAELRDSLRALLNSEGRPYGPPEALREVAEVRSDALVGPLGGAEAGLPLEDELWSGDDGEDWT from the coding sequence ATGGCCACCCATCCCCCCGCGCAGTCCGCGTCCCGGCCCTTCATCCTCTTCTCCACCGGGGCCACGTCCTATGAGCTGGTGCGCTACCTGGGGTCGCGCGCCGGAGGGGAGCTGCTGCTCGCCCGCCGGCACTACGCGCGCACGCCGGGCGGACTGGTGCTCATCAAACGCCTGCGCGACGTTGGGGACGACGTGGGGCGGGCGCGGCTGCGCGAGGAGGTGAAGCTGCTCATGCGGCTGAGCCACCCGGCCATCGCCCCGGTGTACCTGGTGCGGGTGCACGACGGCGCGCCCCACCTCGTCACGGAGTACGTGGACGGCCCCTGCCTGGAGTCGCTGTCCAGCTTCGCGGCGCTGCGGCGGCGGCCGTTCTCGGAGGCGTTCGCCGCGTACGTGGGCGCGGAGGTGGCGGACGCGCTCCACCACGCCCACGCGCTGGAGGATGCGCGCGGCGTGCCCGTGGGCGTGGTGCACCGTGACGTCAGCCCCCGCTCCGTGCGCGTGGACGTACACGGCCGGGTGCGGCTGTCGGACTTCGCGCTCGCGTGGTCGCGGCTGCCGGGGCGCGTGGTGACCGAGCCGGGGCTCGTGCGCGGGGACGTGGCCTATGCTTCGCCCGAAGCCCTGGAGGGACAGGGCCTGGACGGACGGGCGGACCTGTTCTCCCTGGGAATGGTGCTCCTGGAGCTGCTCACGGGGCTGCACCTGCTGGACCTGGAGGACATCGAGCGCGCCGCGCAGCAGGCCCAGCCCCTGAACAACGCACGCGGGCTGTGCGCGGAGACGCCCAGCTGGCTTCCCGCGCCCCTGATGGCCGCGCGCATGGCCTGCCTGACGCCGGTGCACGTGGAGCAGGCGACGCGGGGGCTGTCGGAGGGCATGTGCGCGGTGCTCCAGCGGGTGCTCCGGCGCGACCGCGCCGCGCGCTTCCAGACGGGCGCGGAGCTGCGGGACTCGCTGCGGGCCCTGCTGAACTCGGAGGGGCGGCCCTATGGTCCTCCCGAAGCGCTGCGCGAGGTGGCGGAGGTGCGCTCCGACGCGCTCGTGGGGCCCCTGGGGGGGGCGGAGGCGGGCCTCCCGCTGGAGGACGAGCTCTGGTCCGGCGACGACGGCGAGGACTGGACCTGA
- a CDS encoding dipeptidase, translated as MGDVTELHRRWCIADGHADSLMWNRDLCERSSEGHVDFPRLREAGVKLQCFTLVTRGFPFIGGFPLFAAWRKWPREARGSEWTRALWQIERLDAFCARSGDTVRVATTGAGLEDNLAHGRLSAVLGVEGGHAIEGQVSRLEELYRRGVRFMGLTHLSNNDLGGSSFPMMGNRGLTPLGHQVMEEMARLGMSVDVAHASEQTLTDLFAHPTVRYFCSHTGVRAAGGGWRNLSDAALRTIAQRGGVVGIILAPVYLGGDTMDDVVRHVEHAVNVMGEEGVGVGSDYDGMVALPRGMRDVTDLPLLTEALLKRHPEAWVERVLGGNFRRYFRETLSGG; from the coding sequence ATGGGTGACGTGACGGAGCTGCACCGTCGGTGGTGCATCGCGGACGGGCATGCGGATTCGCTGATGTGGAACCGCGACCTGTGCGAGCGGTCCTCGGAGGGGCACGTGGACTTCCCCCGCCTGCGCGAGGCGGGGGTGAAGCTGCAGTGCTTCACGTTGGTGACCCGGGGCTTCCCCTTCATTGGCGGCTTCCCGCTGTTCGCCGCATGGCGCAAGTGGCCCCGCGAGGCGCGCGGCTCCGAGTGGACCCGCGCGCTCTGGCAGATCGAGCGGCTGGACGCCTTCTGCGCCCGCTCCGGGGACACCGTGCGCGTCGCCACCACCGGGGCGGGGCTGGAGGACAACCTCGCCCACGGGCGGCTGTCGGCGGTGCTGGGCGTGGAGGGGGGCCACGCCATCGAAGGACAGGTGTCGCGGCTCGAGGAGCTGTATCGGCGCGGGGTGCGCTTCATGGGGCTCACGCACCTGTCCAACAACGACCTGGGCGGTTCCTCGTTCCCGATGATGGGCAACCGGGGGCTGACGCCGCTGGGGCACCAGGTGATGGAAGAGATGGCCCGCCTGGGGATGAGCGTGGACGTGGCGCACGCCTCCGAGCAGACGCTGACGGACCTCTTCGCGCACCCCACCGTGCGCTACTTCTGTTCGCACACGGGCGTGCGCGCGGCGGGCGGCGGCTGGCGCAACCTGTCCGACGCGGCGTTGCGCACCATCGCCCAGCGCGGCGGCGTGGTGGGCATCATCCTGGCGCCGGTGTACCTGGGCGGCGACACGATGGACGACGTGGTCCGACACGTGGAGCACGCGGTCAACGTCATGGGCGAAGAGGGGGTGGGCGTTGGCTCGGACTACGACGGCATGGTGGCGTTGCCCCGGGGGATGCGGGACGTGACGGACCTTCCCCTGCTCACCGAAGCCCTGCTCAAGCGGCACCCGGAGGCGTGGGTGGAACGTGTGCTGGGTGGCAACTTCCGGCGTTACTTCCGCGAGACGCTTAGCGGCGGTTGA
- a CDS encoding carboxymuconolactone decarboxylase family protein, whose translation MLGGPERVQAVLDDVTTAPIPEAEKALFAFVDKLNDAPGDVRREDVERLKAAGWSDEAIYDAVSVCALFNFYNRWIDGTGVQGLSPDLYAKSAKRMAAGGYLPAPPPADAPKPPSDGEPER comes from the coding sequence TTGCTGGGCGGCCCCGAGCGCGTCCAGGCGGTGTTGGATGATGTGACGACGGCCCCCATTCCGGAGGCCGAGAAGGCGTTGTTCGCCTTCGTGGACAAGCTCAACGACGCGCCAGGAGACGTGCGCCGCGAGGACGTGGAGCGCTTGAAGGCGGCCGGCTGGTCGGACGAGGCCATCTACGACGCGGTGTCCGTCTGCGCCCTCTTCAACTTCTACAACCGGTGGATTGACGGCACCGGTGTCCAGGGCCTGTCACCGGACCTGTACGCGAAGTCCGCGAAGCGGATGGCGGCGGGGGGCTACCTGCCCGCGCCGCCGCCCGCGGACGCACCGAAGCCGCCCTCCGATGGGGAGCCGGAGCGCTGA
- a CDS encoding carboxymuconolactone decarboxylase family protein, which translates to MKKSSPPDPMYLPDVESHESDGHYGRMIAMARGAGFAPPGIWHLFAFKPRMTDALSAFTHEVMRGPSPLSAGLRELIAAYTSRRNACVF; encoded by the coding sequence ATGAAGAAGTCCTCCCCTCCGGACCCCATGTACCTGCCCGACGTCGAGTCGCACGAATCCGACGGGCACTACGGGAGGATGATCGCCATGGCGCGCGGCGCGGGCTTCGCGCCGCCGGGAATCTGGCACCTGTTCGCCTTCAAGCCGCGCATGACGGACGCGCTGTCCGCCTTCACCCACGAGGTGATGCGCGGCCCCTCGCCGCTGTCCGCCGGGCTGAGGGAGCTCATCGCCGCGTATACGTCGCGGCGCAACGCCTGCGTGTTTTGA
- a CDS encoding alpha/beta fold hydrolase, translated as MLTVAVDGIPLHYRDVGRGLPVLLLHAFSLDGSSFDPQVAALSGRYRFIVPDLRGFGQSPLGEGPLEMRRLALDALALLDALSIDSAVVGGVSMGGYASLALLREDPGRVRGLVLADTQCNADDAAGRDKREATAQQALKEGSASVIHGLVPLLLHAGPESPVGREATRLGLSTTPQAIAAAQRGMASRLDSKDLLARFAGPTLVVVGEHDVLTPVAKAKQMADLVRGARLEIIPGAGHLANQERPEAFNTVLDTFLASLA; from the coding sequence ATGCTGACGGTCGCCGTGGATGGAATCCCGCTGCACTACCGGGACGTGGGCCGGGGCTTGCCGGTGCTGCTCCTGCATGCCTTCTCGCTGGATGGCTCCTCGTTCGACCCCCAGGTGGCGGCGCTGTCCGGGCGCTACCGCTTCATCGTGCCGGACCTGCGCGGCTTCGGACAAAGCCCGCTGGGCGAGGGCCCCCTGGAGATGCGCAGGCTGGCGCTGGACGCGCTGGCGCTGCTGGACGCGCTGAGCATCGACTCGGCGGTGGTGGGCGGCGTGTCCATGGGGGGCTACGCGTCGCTGGCCCTGCTGCGCGAGGACCCGGGCCGGGTGCGCGGACTGGTGCTCGCGGACACGCAGTGCAACGCGGACGACGCCGCGGGACGCGACAAGCGCGAGGCCACCGCACAGCAGGCCCTGAAGGAAGGCTCTGCGTCCGTCATCCACGGGCTCGTCCCGCTGCTGCTGCACGCGGGGCCGGAGTCACCGGTGGGGCGCGAGGCCACAAGGCTGGGACTCTCCACCACGCCGCAAGCCATCGCCGCCGCGCAGCGGGGCATGGCGTCGCGGCTGGACAGCAAGGATCTGCTGGCGCGCTTCGCGGGGCCCACGCTGGTCGTGGTGGGCGAGCACGACGTCCTCACCCCCGTGGCGAAGGCGAAGCAGATGGCGGACCTGGTACGGGGAGCGAGGCTGGAGATCATCCCTGGCGCCGGACACCTGGCCAACCAGGAACGCCCCGAGGCCTTCAATACGGTGCTGGACACGTTCCTCGCGTCGCTGGCCTGA